In Planctobacterium marinum, the DNA window GAAAGATAGCAACACCCGAATACGTGATGGATAAATCCAAAAAACTGGAATGCGTGTTTGACCGCATTGAAATGGTAAAAACGCGATTTGAAGTGGCAAAACGCGATATAGAACTGGAACACTTACGTAAAATCGCTGTGGCGAGCGAGCAAGAAAAAGCGCAAATGCAATCTTCTTTGCAACAGGCTTTAAACCAGATCAGTGACGATTATTTATTTGTCGAAAAAGCCAATACTGGTGGTGAGTTTATGACGCCCGACGACCAACAGCGTATTGCGGATATTGGCCAATCCAGATCGGTTATACTCAATGGCGAATCAGTGCCACTGCTCAGTGAAGAAGAGATCTACAACCTACAGGTTGCTCGCGGTACCCTAAACACAGAAGAACGGCAAGTGATTAATCGCCATATGGATATCACCATTTCCATGCTGGAATCTTTGCCTTTTCCCAAACACCTGCAAAAAGTGCCTGAATACGCTGGCGGTCACCATGAAAAAATGGATGGTACTGGCTATCCCAAAGGGCTGACTCGAGATGAAATGTCCATCCCCGCCAGAATGATGGCCATCGCCGACATTTTCGAAGCATTAACGGCTTCTGACAGACCTTACAAGCCCGCCAAGAAGATCAGCGAGTGTCTGAAGATTATGGGCTTTATGTGTAAAGATCAACATATCGATCCCGACCTGTTTGAGATATTCGTGAAGGAAAAAGTTTATCAGCAGTATGCCGATGAGTTTCTGGCAGACGACCAGGTGGATCAAGTTAACTGGGACAACATTCCGGGTTTTGTTTATTAATCAAGAGCAGGCAATGGATAATGACTGATCGGGATGAATTTGCACTGATATTGTCAGGCGGTGGCGCGCGAGCTGCCTACCAAATAGGGGTTTTAAAATCCCTAACCCAATACCTGCCGCGCAATCACAAACTGCCCTTTCCGGTTTTGTGTGGCACTTCCGCCGGAGCCATTAATGCAACGGCCCTGGCTTGTTACGCTTCCTGCTTTCACCTGGGGGTTCGAAAGCTTGAATGGGTGTGGAAGAATTTCAAAACCGAACAAGTTTATGATGCATCGCTATCTGAAGTGGCAGGCTACATCACTCGAAATTATTTGTCCTCATGGCGCTCTGAAAATATCTCGAGAAGCCCGGGAAGCCTATTGAATAATCAGCCTCTTAGAATTCTGATAAAACGCATGATGGACTTTGCGCGTATCGACAGGAACATTATGTCGGGCAATCTCAATGCCATTAATATTTCCGCTTCTTGCTATTCTGAGCGCAATGCCGTTAGTTTCTTTCAGGGAAAAGATCAATTACAAGGCTGGAAGCGTCACCACAGGCAAGGTATTCCCTGTACGCTGGAGATTGATCATCTTTTGGCATCATCTGCCATTCCCATCGTATTTCCCCCGGTGCGCATAGGTGATGACTATTACGGTGATGGTGCCATTCACGAGTCGGCTCCCTTGAGCGCCCCTATTCACTTGGGCGCTCGGAAAATCTTTGTTATCGGTGTGGTAAAAGACAAACCAGATACGCCGCATCCTCACATGCACACACGCCTTAATAGTGCTCAAATCGCAGGTCATTTATTGGATACCATATTCTCGGACGCGCTGGAGTCCGATATCGAGCGCATGAACAGGGTTAATCAAACTCTGAATCTGCTAACACCACAGCAACAAAAACTCACCGACCTCAAGCCTGTCGAGTGCTTTATCATCAATCCCTCAAAAAGTATTCAGAATCTCGCCTGGAAATACTATGACGAGCTCCCTGGTGGTATCAAAGCACTATTGCGTTTGATTGGCGTAAACCGCTCCAGTGAATCCAGTTTATTGAGCTATTTAATGTTTGAAGGTAAGTTTTGCAGTGAACTTATTCAACTAGGCTATCAAGATGGTTTGGCACAACAAGACGCCATCAGAAAGTTTCTGGAGCTATAGAATCCTTCTTATTGCAAGCTAATTCCGCTCCCGTAAAACAGCTTGCAGTTTTATCCCCAAAATCATTCCGGCTAACATCAAAGTTACGGCATTAGCCGCAACAATAGGCCAGTTTTGTATCGCCAAGCCATATAGCAGCCACAACAGTACCCCAGTACAAAAAATCGAGTACATACTTAGCGACAGAGATTGAGTATCGCGCGTTTTTAAGGTTTTGATCGCCTGTGGTAAAAATGAGGCAGTGGTTAACACAGCGGCAATATAGCCAATGAGTTCAATCATTTATTCACCTTATCCATGCTTTATTGATACAACGACGAAACAGCGACCAGATTCCACTAATGCCCCTCCAGTAAAATACGCTCCGCTCGCTCAACGCGCCTTGGCTTGCCGGAAATCACCAATACATCATTTACCGCCAAAACCGTATCAGGATCCGGTTCAGCGATTTCTTCATTACCTCTTCGCAGTCCTTTAATGGAAACCCTCATGGTATCGATATTAACATCACCGAGCTTTTTACCCACGGCGTGAGCATCGGCGGTCAACACCACTGCGTGCATGAACTCCAACTTGTCCTGTTTACCGTAAGTCATTTCAGTGGTTTCTCCAGGGAAAAAGCCATGCATGTGACGATAGTGTTCTTTTCGCTCTTTTCTTACCCGTTTTAAAATGCGCGACATGGGCACACCGCATAAATGCAATACCTGAGAAACCAGCATCAAGCTGCCCTCAAGTATTTCTGGTACTACTTGAGATGCTCCTGACATATACAGCTCTTCAAGGTGATAATCTTTGCGCGTACGCACCACAATAGGCAAATCGGGATTGAGGGCCACAACCGATTCGATAACGGCCTTCGCTTTGGTATGCTCATCAAAGGTCAAAATGGCCAATTTTGCTTTGTCGATACCTACCGTACGCAGAATATCTTTGTTTTGTACATCGCCAAAAAACACCGTTTCACCCGCGGCACAGCTTTCCTGCACACGCACGGGGTCGGCATCCACAGCCACATAATTTATCGCCTCAATGCGCAATAAACGACTCACAGACTGCCCTACTCGCCCAAACCCGAAAATAATCACGTGGTCTTGAAGTTTCTCTTGCGAGGCAACAGGTTGCTCCGGCAAGGTCATTTTGCGTCGCGTTATTTTGGTTACCAGGCGCGGACTGTTGGTGACCAACCAAGGTGTCACTGCCATACTCAAAATACCGATACTCATAAAAATGGAGGCTTCGGTAGAAGTAAAAATATCGTGATTACTGGCTAACGCGACAATAACAAAACTGAATTCACCCATTTGCGAAAGCTTGATCCCCGCAGCCCAGGCATCATCTCCCGGCGCTTTAAATAACCAGGCGGCTAATCGGATTAGCAATACTTTCAATACCATAAGGACCACCAATCCCGACAATATCCAATGAATACTGGACACAAAGGTACTAAGCTCTAACTGCATTCCAATGGTAATAAAAAACAAACCCATGAAAATATCACGAAATGGTCTGATATCGGCTTCAAGTTGGTGCTTGTATTGGCTCTCTCCTAACATCATCCCCGCCAGAAACGCCCCCAGAGCCATCGACAAACCAAATGAGTGGGTCAAACCGGCGGCCAATAGCGCCACTAAAATCGTGGTAAGTACAAATAATTCATCGGTACGGGTTTTAGCCACTTCATTAAAGAGTCTGGGCAAGCCCCATTTGCCCACCGATAACAAGATAATAAATACCAGTGAGCCTTTAAACACTGCCAAAGAAATGGCCACTGCCAGACTTTGCTCGCCGTCAGCGGCAAATAATGGGATAACAATTAACAGGGGAACAACGGCCAGATCCTGGAACAATAAAATACTAACGGACATCTGAGCACGGGTGGTATTTAAGATCCCCAGCTCACTGGATTGTTTTATCACTATGGCAGTTGAAGACAGTGCTGCCATGCCACCGATAACAAACGCCGGAATCGGGCCAAAACCAAATAACAGTGCCAACCCCATAAAAACCAGAGTAGTGACAACCATCTGTCCCAAACCGACGCCAAATACCAAATGACGCATAGCTACCATTTTGGGCAATGAAAACTCTAAACCTAAGGAAAACAGCAGAAAGACGATGCCCAGCTCAGCAAAGAAATGCATTTGCTCAGGATCTTCATAAATCTGCATTAAGTCAGGTCCAGCCACAATACCACAGGCGAGATAAGCAAGTATGGGCGGCAAGTTCACCCGCTTAAACAACCAAACGGCAAAAACTGCCACCATCATCAATAACAAAATGTCAGTAAAGCTGCCTTCCATTAACCTTCCGCTCGTTTTTTATTCCTGGCACACCGTTTGCTATATTCGATGCAGATACAGATAAAAGTTGGTTTCGCCAATTTTCTGGCAGGAGTAAGACTTGGAAAATTTAACCCCGTTCTACGATAACACAATAACTGATGGCTTTTTCAATATAAACACTCAGCAAGAGTTTATGAGTGATAGAGAAAAAAATCAGCTAATGCATACACTTACAACCAGCCTTGACTTGAACGAGTTAGGGGACATCGTATTTGCTGAGTTAAAAAACCGTCTTAATGCCCTATCTTTTAAGGTCTCCAGTCCATTCGGAAACTTTCAGTTTGGTACTACCGACAAACATTTAGTAGTAAAAACTTACGATTTGACGGCCAATCACGATGGCTCGGTGAAAATTGAATACGGTTTCGTCAGAAGTTTGTCGCTAAGAGAAACACAACTGTTAAAAGACCTTAATCATTGTATCAGAAACCCCTTAAACAACGCGTTACAGTTTCTGCAGATTCAAAAGCTGGCATTAAAGGACAGTTTAACTTCCTTAGGCAATCGTCGACAGTTTGACGAAACTATGGAAAAAGCCACCAGCAGAGCCCACAGAAACGGCGAATCTGTCAGTCTGATTGTGATGGATTTAGACAAATTCAAGCAAGTAAATGACAAATTTGGCCACGCTGAGGGTGACAAGGTGTTGATGAGTGTTGCCGGAGCTATTAACCAATCTTTACGCAGTTCTGATCACGCTTTTCGCTTTGGTGGCGATGAATTTTGCTGTATTACTACCGATACAGACAAAGAAGCCAACGAACTGATTGTACAACGTATTCAGGAGGCGGTCGCCGCTGATAGCTTACTACAAAAACACGGTATTAGTGTCAGTTTTGGATTAGCCATGTTGCAACCCGAAGACAGCCAGTCTGGCTTTTTTAACCGCGCTGATGAAGCCTTATATCAAGCTAAACAAGCGGGTCGCAATTGCGCAAAATGGGCCTAATCGTCAGTTTCCCATT includes these proteins:
- a CDS encoding HD domain-containing phosphohydrolase yields the protein MEVDKTLLELVHVGIELSTETDTTKLLEKILLAAKRLSNADGGTIYGVTEDKKLKFDTLFNDSMEMYMGGSSGKPIPFPAIPIFTDEGQVNTSALVAHSAAIQEVINIEDVYAVTEYDLSGPRNMDSKTGYHTQSVLCIPMTNHEGDLNGVLQLINAQDDDDKVMPFTPDVEKSIRALASLAAVALTNRQLIDSMENLFQSFTRLIAQAIDEKSPYTGGHCRRVPELTMMIADAVCRFEDGPLKDFDMTEEEKNELSIAGWLHDCGKIATPEYVMDKSKKLECVFDRIEMVKTRFEVAKRDIELEHLRKIAVASEQEKAQMQSSLQQALNQISDDYLFVEKANTGGEFMTPDDQQRIADIGQSRSVILNGESVPLLSEEEIYNLQVARGTLNTEERQVINRHMDITISMLESLPFPKHLQKVPEYAGGHHEKMDGTGYPKGLTRDEMSIPARMMAIADIFEALTASDRPYKPAKKISECLKIMGFMCKDQHIDPDLFEIFVKEKVYQQYADEFLADDQVDQVNWDNIPGFVY
- a CDS encoding patatin-like phospholipase family protein; protein product: MTDRDEFALILSGGGARAAYQIGVLKSLTQYLPRNHKLPFPVLCGTSAGAINATALACYASCFHLGVRKLEWVWKNFKTEQVYDASLSEVAGYITRNYLSSWRSENISRSPGSLLNNQPLRILIKRMMDFARIDRNIMSGNLNAINISASCYSERNAVSFFQGKDQLQGWKRHHRQGIPCTLEIDHLLASSAIPIVFPPVRIGDDYYGDGAIHESAPLSAPIHLGARKIFVIGVVKDKPDTPHPHMHTRLNSAQIAGHLLDTIFSDALESDIERMNRVNQTLNLLTPQQQKLTDLKPVECFIINPSKSIQNLAWKYYDELPGGIKALLRLIGVNRSSESSLLSYLMFEGKFCSELIQLGYQDGLAQQDAIRKFLEL
- a CDS encoding SemiSWEET transporter is translated as MIELIGYIAAVLTTASFLPQAIKTLKTRDTQSLSLSMYSIFCTGVLLWLLYGLAIQNWPIVAANAVTLMLAGMILGIKLQAVLRERN
- a CDS encoding monovalent cation:proton antiporter family protein gives rise to the protein MEGSFTDILLLMMVAVFAVWLFKRVNLPPILAYLACGIVAGPDLMQIYEDPEQMHFFAELGIVFLLFSLGLEFSLPKMVAMRHLVFGVGLGQMVVTTLVFMGLALLFGFGPIPAFVIGGMAALSSTAIVIKQSSELGILNTTRAQMSVSILLFQDLAVVPLLIVIPLFAADGEQSLAVAISLAVFKGSLVFIILLSVGKWGLPRLFNEVAKTRTDELFVLTTILVALLAAGLTHSFGLSMALGAFLAGMMLGESQYKHQLEADIRPFRDIFMGLFFITIGMQLELSTFVSSIHWILSGLVVLMVLKVLLIRLAAWLFKAPGDDAWAAGIKLSQMGEFSFVIVALASNHDIFTSTEASIFMSIGILSMAVTPWLVTNSPRLVTKITRRKMTLPEQPVASQEKLQDHVIIFGFGRVGQSVSRLLRIEAINYVAVDADPVRVQESCAAGETVFFGDVQNKDILRTVGIDKAKLAILTFDEHTKAKAVIESVVALNPDLPIVVRTRKDYHLEELYMSGASQVVPEILEGSLMLVSQVLHLCGVPMSRILKRVRKERKEHYRHMHGFFPGETTEMTYGKQDKLEFMHAVVLTADAHAVGKKLGDVNIDTMRVSIKGLRRGNEEIAEPDPDTVLAVNDVLVISGKPRRVERAERILLEGH
- a CDS encoding GGDEF domain-containing protein, with protein sequence MENLTPFYDNTITDGFFNINTQQEFMSDREKNQLMHTLTTSLDLNELGDIVFAELKNRLNALSFKVSSPFGNFQFGTTDKHLVVKTYDLTANHDGSVKIEYGFVRSLSLRETQLLKDLNHCIRNPLNNALQFLQIQKLALKDSLTSLGNRRQFDETMEKATSRAHRNGESVSLIVMDLDKFKQVNDKFGHAEGDKVLMSVAGAINQSLRSSDHAFRFGGDEFCCITTDTDKEANELIVQRIQEAVAADSLLQKHGISVSFGLAMLQPEDSQSGFFNRADEALYQAKQAGRNCAKWA